The following DNA comes from Croceicoccus sp. YJ47.
TTCCGAATGCATCGCGTGGTCGGCGGTGTCGTCGGCCTTCACCGGAAGAAACGTCCCCGCCCCCACGTGCAGGGTGAGCGTTTCGCGGCCCACGCCCGCCTCGTCGAGCGCGGCGATAAGCTCCGGCGTGAAATGAAGCGCGGCAGTCGGCGCGGCGACGGCGCCGTCCTTCTGCGCGAACATGGTCTGGTAATCCTCGCGGTCCTGCGCGTCCGTGCCGCGCTTGCCCGCGATATAGGGGGGCAAGGGCATGGTCCCCGCACGTTCGAGCAGCACCTCGACCGGTTCCTCGCCCGCGAAATACAGCGTCCAGCTGCCATCGTCGTGGCGGGTTTCGGCGGTCGCGGTCACCTCGGCGGGAAAGCGGATCTCGTCCCCTTCGCGCAGGCGCTTTGCATTCTTCACGAAGGCCTGCCAGCGCCGCAGGTCCACCCGCTTGTGCAGCGTGGCACCGATGCGCGCCTCCCCGCGATACCCTTCGAGCCGGGCCGGAATGACGCGCGTATCGTTGAAGACCAGCACATCCCCGCGCCGCAGCACATGCGGCAGGTCGCGGACGCCGGCATCGCGAATTCCGCTTGCGCCCTCTGCGACGAGCATGCGCGCGGCATCGCGCGGCCGCGCCGGACGCAGCGCTATGTTTTCAGGCGGAAGTTCGAAATCGAAAAGGTCGACACGCATGGCGCGCCCTTAGGCCGGGCGCGCCGCATTTGCAAAGCGCAGGATTCTGCAAACCGCGCGATGGCGCCCGCGATTATTCGCCCGCGTCCGCCACAGGCGCGTTCAGCATGTCGGCGGTCACGTCGCTCGTCGGGGCGGTGTTGACCGCCGGGCGCGGTGCGTTCTCGCTGCCGAGCGAGGCCTGCACGATGCGCGTCGGATTGGCGGGCGGTTCGCCGCGGTTGATCGCATCGGCATATTCCATACCGCCGATAACCCGTCCGAAATTGGTATAATCCCGGTCGAGCGCCATGCGCGGATAGAACACGATGAAGAACTGGCTATTGGCCGAATCGGGATCCTGCGTCCGGGCCATCGACACCGTACCGCGCAAATGGGGCACGCGATTGAATTCCGACTTCAGATCGGGGAGCGAGGAACCGCCATTGCCGGTGCCCGTCGGGTCGCCGGTCTGTGCCATGAAGCCGTCGATCACGCGGTGAAACGTGACGCCATCGTAAAATCCCTGACGAGCGAGCGTCTTGATCCGTTCGACATGCGTCGGCGCCCATTCGGGTTTCAGCCGGATCGTCACCCGCCCGCCATTCGACAGGTCGAGCAGGAGGACATTGTCGGGATCGACGCTCGCGTCGGTCTCGATCTGGAAATAGGTCGGGCCGATCGCCGGCGCGATGGCGGGCCGGTCGGCGCCCGATGCCGGCGCAGCCTGCGCGGGCGCGTCCTGCGGCACTGTATCCTGTGCCTGGGCGGAAGTGGCCGCGAACAGGGACGTGGCCATGGCCAGACCGGTCAGCATGCGAAATTTCATTGCGGTGTCGTTCCTGTATCGACGCATAGGGAAAGCGTGGCGGTAGAGGCGCGATGCTGACGATACAATGAATATCGCGCGCGCGATCGCAGGCGCCAATCGCCGGCCTGCTGCGTCAGTAATCGCCCTTCTGCCCGTCGCGCGCGACGCGGGCGACGACTTCGCCTCGGACATGATCGCTCACGAATGGGGTGATGTCGCCGCCGAACCAAGCGATCTCCTTGACCAGCTTCGACGCGATCGGCTGAAGACAGACATCCGCCATGAGGAAGATCGTCTCGATATTGTCGTTGAGCTGCTGATTCATGCCGGCCATCTGATATTCGTACTCGAAATCCGCGACGGCGCGCAGGCCGCGCACGATGACGCTCGCGCCTTCCGCCTCGGCAAATTTCATCAGGAGCGCGTTGAAGCCGACCACACTCACATTGTCGATTTCCATGGCCGCGATCTCGCGCTCGACCATGGCGATCCGCTCGTCCGGGCTGAACATCGGGTTTTTCGACGGGTTGGTGGTGACCCCGATGATCAGTTTGTCGACAAGCTTTGCCCCGCGCCGGATGATGTCGCAATGGCCGCGCGTGATCGGGTCGAACGTGCCGGGGTAGACCCCAATTCTCGGTTCACTCATCGCTTCGGCTCCCCCTTCCGACGTTATTTTTTTCGTTCGATGACGAATTGCGCCAGTGCCCGCAGAAGATCCGCCTCGTGGTCATAGACGGCGAGATGGCCGATCGCCTGCGTGATCAGCGCCTGCGCCTGTTCGCGCGCGCGTTCGGGGCCGAGCAGCGAGACAAAGGTCGCCTTGCCCGCCTTCGCATCCTTGCGCAGCGCCTTTCCGGCGAGCGCCTCGTCCCCTTCGTGGTCGAGCAGATCGTCCGCAATCTGAAACGCAAGGCCGATGTCATGCGCATAGAGCCTGAGCGGCGTGCGCGCATCCACCGGCACCCGGCCCAGGATCGCGCCCATTTCCACAGACGCGCCGAGCAATGCCCCGGTCTTGAGCTGTTGCAGGCGCGTGACCGTCGGCAAGTCAAAGCTCTGCTCTTCGGCGACGATATCCATCATCTGCCCGCCGGCCATGCCCGCCGACCCGCTCGCCCCCGCCAGCGTCATGACGAGTTCGGCGCGCAGGACAGGATCGGTCACGATATCGGGCGCGCCCAGAATCTCGAATGCCAGAGCATGAAGCGAATCGCCTGCGAGCACCGCCGTACCCACGTCGAAGGCGCGGTGGGCCGTCGGCTTGCCATGGCGCAGATCGTCGTCGTCCATGCACGGCAGGTCGTCATGCACCAGCGAATAGGCGTGGATCGCCTCGATCGCGCAGCCGACCCGGACCGCCACATCGCGCGGCACGCCGAACATTTCCGCCACCGCCACGCAGAGCAGCGGGCGCACCCGCTTGCCCCCGCCGATCGCGGCATAGCGCATCGCCTCGATCAGCCGTTTGCGTGCATCGTCCGGCACCGGCAGCATCGCATCGAAACAGGCGTCGACCTCGCCCGCGATGCGGGTCAGCGCGCCTGCAAGGCTGTTGCTGATATCCGTCACGCGGGCCGGCCCGTCATCGCCATGCTCAACCCTGCGCCTCGTCGAAGGGGCGGGTCGCGGTCGGCTTTCCCTCCGCATCGGCGACGATCGCCTCGATCCGGGCCTGCGCCGCGTCGAGCCGCGACTGGCAATGCTTGCGCAATTTTTCGCCGCGTCCGTAAAGCGCAATCGATTCGTCGAGTCCGGCTTCCCCGCTTTCCAGCTTGCGGACCGTATCCTCAAGCTGCTTCAGCGCCTGCTCGTAGCTCAGCGCGGCGATATCGTCATTGCCCTCGTCCATGGCGCGCAGCTTTGGCGGGGCGCGGCGTCACGGTCAAGCCTGCGGATGGCGGCAAGCCTGCGGATGGAGGAACGCTCCGCCATGGCCGCGGCAAAAATGCTGGCAGTCGGCGCGCGGCGTGGCTAAGGCGCGGCGCATGGCTGAAATCACTCCCGACGTCGTCGAGGCCCATGGCCTTTCCCCCGAAGAATACGAGCGCGTGCTCGGCGCCCTGGGCCGTGAGCCCAATCTTGTCGAGCTGGGCATATTCTCGGTCATGTGGTCGGAACATTGCAGTTACAAAAGCAGCCGCTTTCACCTGAAAAAACTCCCGACGGAGGCCGATTGGGTCATCTGCGGTCCGGGTGAGAATGCCGGCGTCATCGACATCGGCGACGGGCCGGACGGGACGAAGCTGGCCGCGATCTTCAAGATGGAGAGCCACAACCACCCCAGCTATATCGAGCCGTATCAGGGCGCGGCGACGGGCGTTGGCGGGATCCTGCGCGACGTGTTCACCATGGGCGCGCGCCCGGTCGCCAACATGAACGCGCTGCGTTTCGGCCTACCCGACCACCCCAAGATGAAGCATCTGGTGCAGGGCGTGGTCGCAGGCATCGGCGGATACGGCAATTGCGTCGGCGTGCCGACCGTGGGCGGGGAGACGAATTTCGACCCGGCCTATGACGGCAATATCCTCGTCAATGCGATGACGGTGGGCGTCGCCGATGCGGACCGGATATTCTACTCCGCCGCGACGGGCGTCGGCAATCCCATCGTCTATGTCGGGTCGAAGACCGGGCGCGACGGGATCCACGGCGCCACCATGGCGAGTGCGGATTTCGGCGATGACATCGAGGAAAAGCGCCCCACCGTGCAGGTCGGCGATCCCTTCGTGGAAAAGCTGCTGATCGAGGCGTGCCTGGAGCTCATGGCGACGGACGCCATCGTCGCGATCCAGGACATGGGCGCCGCCGGCCTCACCAGCAGCAGCGTCGAAATGGCCACCAATGGCAAGACCGGCATACGGCTGGACATGGATGCCGTGCCCTGCCGCGAGGACGGCATGACGCCGTATGAAATGATGCTGTCCGAAAGCCAGGAGCGCATGCTCATGGTCCTCAAACCCGGACGCGAGGCGCAGGCCGAGGCGATCTTCCGCAAGTGGGAACTCGATTTCGCGGTCATCGGCGAAGTCACCGATACGCAGCGGATGGAGCTGACCTTCGGCGGGAAAACGGTATGCGACATTCCGCTCGGCCCGCTCGCCGACGATGCACCGGAATATGAACGCCCCTTCGTGTCGGATGCCGAATACAAGGCATGGGCCGGCGTGGCCCCGCTCGGCGATATAGCCGAAAGCGACGTGGGCGCGGATCTGCTGCGCCTGATGGGGACGCCCGCCCTCGCCTCGCGCCGGTGGATATGGGAGCAATACGATTCGCAGGTCGGCGCCGACACGATGCAGAAATCGGGCGGCGATGCGGCGGTGGTGCGCGTGCACGGCACGGACAAGGCGCTCGCCATGACGACCGATTGCACCCCTCGCTATTGCTATGCCGATCCGTACGAAGGCGGCAAGCAGGCCATCGCCGAGGCCTATCGCAATCTGTGCGCGGTCGGCGCGCGGCCGCTCGCGGTGACCAACTGTCTCAATTTCGGCAATCCGCAGCGGCCCGAGATCATGGCGCAATTCGTCGGTTGTCTGAACGGGATGGGCGACGCGTGTCGTGCGCTCGATTTCCCGATCGTGTCCGGCAATGTCAGCCTTTATAACGAGAGCAAGGCGACCGGCGGCGGCAGCGCGATCCTGCCCACGCCGGCGATTGGCGGGGTCGGCCTGCTCGACGATCTTTCGATCATGGCGACCATCGCGTTTGTCAACGAAGGCGATGCCATCTGGCTCATCGGCGGCGAAGGCACCGACCTTGGCCAGTCGGTGTGGCTGCGCGAAATGCACGGGCGGATGGCGGGCGATGCGCCGCGCGTCGACCTTGCCAAGGAGGCGCGCAATGGCGCCATCGTGCGTGAGGCCATCGCCAATGGCACGGCCGGCGCCGTCCATGACGTAAGCGATGGCGGATTGCTCGTCGCGCTGGCCGAAATGGCGATGGCGGGCGGCATGGGCTGCACGCTCGATGCCCCGCTCGACGCCGCGCGCGCCTTTGCCGAGGATCAGGGGCGCTATGTCGTCACGACCGCGGCCGATGCGACCTTGCCGGATGCGGTGCGCATCGGGACGGTGGGCGGCGACGCGGTTGCGGGCGTTTCACTCGCCGCGCTGCGCGATGCGCATGACAGCTTTTTCCGCGAATGGATGGCGGGTTAGTCGACCCACTCCGCCCGAGGAATGTCGAACAGTTCGAGCACGGCGGTAAGATCGCCGCGCTCGATCCAGCCATTGGCCGCCTCCCGCGCCTTCGGCTTCGCGCGATAGGCGATGCCGTAATCGGCAGCCTGTAGCATGGGAATATCGTTCGCGCCGTCCCCCATCGCGAGGCTGCGCGCATTATCGCCCAGCCGGTCCATCTCCTCACGCAAGGTGCGCGCCTTTACGCCCGAATCCACGATGGCGGAGGCAAGCTTTCCCGTCAGCTGCCCGTCCGCGATGGCGAGCCGGTTGCCGACCACCCGTTCGAATCCGATCATGTCCGCCACCGGGTCGGCGAAACTGTGGAAACCGCCGGTCACCAATACGGTATGGGCACCGCGCGAACGCAGCGTCTGCACCAGCTTGCGCGCGCCGCGCACCGGCTCGATCCGCTCGGCCAGGCATTGCGCGATGGTTTCCTCCGCCAATCCCGCCAGCAGCCCGACCCGCTCGGTCAGCGCCGCCTCGAAATCGAGCTCCCCGCGCATGGCCCGCTCGGTAATGGCGGAAATTTCGTCCTTCAGCCCGGCAAAATCGGCGAGTTCGTCGATGCACTCCTGTCCGATCATGGTGGAATCCATGTCGGAGATCAGCAGGTGCGGCACCTCGATCGGGCGGTCCGAAATCAACAGATCGCACGGGCCGAATGCCTGATCCAGAATGCTCGCGACCGCCGATGACTCACCCTCGGGCAGGGAAATCTGAAGGACGTCGCCGCAAAAATCCATCATCTGCGCGCCGGCGATCGTCCAGCCGCGTTCGGCGAGTTTCGCCCCCGCGGTGTCGAGGCCGGTTTCCAGTTTCGCGCTGTCTGCTATCAATCGGGCAATGAGCAAGGCTTCGAACTCCGCAGATGATGGTGGCGCCTACCATTCGTTTGGCGCGCCGCAGGACGGCAAGCCGCCGCTCGCGCTCATCGCAGGACCGACGGCCAGCGGCAAGAGCGATTGCGCCGTCGCACTCGCGCAGGCCGCGGAGCGTTCAGGCACGCGGGCCATCATCATCAATGCCGACAGCGCGCAGGTCTATGCCGATCTGCGCGTGCTGTCCGCCCGGCCGTCGGTTGCGGAGATGGGCGGGATCGAACACCGGCTGTTCGGCGCATGGGATGGCGCGGCACCATGCTCCGCCGCGGATTGGGCCGATGCGGCACGCCGCGAAATCGCCGAGGCGCATCGGGCGGGCGCCCTGCCCATCCTCGTCGGCGGGACCGGGCTTTATCTGCGCAGCCTGATCGACGGCATCGCGCCCGTTCCCGCCATCGATCCCGCGATCCGCGCGGCCGTGCGCGCCCTGCGCGTGGACGAGGCCCATGCCGCTCTCGTCCATGAGGATGCGGACGCCGCCGCCCGCCTCGCCCCCGCCGATACGACGCGGGTCGCCCGCGCGCTGGAGGTCGTGCGGTCCACCGGGGTTCCGCTGCGGCAATGGCAGGCGGCCAGGGCGGGCGGCATCGGCGACGGGGTTGCGCTTGCGGCGTTCATCCTTCTTCCCGAACGGGATGCGCTGTTCGACAGGTGCGACCGCCGGTTTGCAAGGATGATGGAGCATGGCGCCGTCGCCGAGGTCGAGGCTCTGTTGTCGCGCGGGCTGGACCCCGCGCTTCCGGTCATGCGGGCCATCGGCGTCCCGGAAATATCCGCGTGGCTGCGCGGAACCTGCACGCGCGAGGAAGCGATTGCGGCCGGCGCGCAGGCGACTCGCCGCTATGCCAAGCGGCAATTCACCTGGTTCCGGCACCAACCCCCTGGCGATTGGCGCAGGCTCGCATGGGAATCGAATACGATTGATGCTAATTTTGCAATAATGTTGCGTAGCTTAGGCTTGACATGACATTACATTTCACTTAGCAGCCGCCCATCGAATGCTTTCACACGGGCCCGGACGATATGCGTCCGGGCCTGCTGTTTTAGGCGGACGAATTTGTTCGAGTGATGGAGAATGCACGTGACCAGCCGCACCGGCGCCGAAACATTGATGGACAGCCTCGTCGCGCAGGGTGTCGAAGTGGTATTCGGCTATCCCGGCGGCGCGGTGCTTCCCATCTATGACGCGTTGTTCAACGATTCCCGCATCCGCCACATCCTCGTCCGCCACGAGGCTGGCGCCGCCCATGCGGCGGAGGGTTACGCGCGTTCCACCGGGAAACCGGGCGTCGTGCTCGTCACCTCCGGCCCCGGCGCGACCAATGCGGTGACGGGCATTGCGGACGCGTTCATGGATTCGATCCCCATGGTTGTCCTGTCGGGACAGGTCGCGACCGCGATGATCGGCACCGACGCGTTTCAGGAAGCCGATACCGTCGGCATCACCCGCCATTGCACCAAGCATAACTATCTGGTGAAGGATCCGGCCGATCTCGCCGCGACGGTGGAGGAAGCGTTCCAGATCGCGACCACGGGCCGCCCCGGCCCCGTTGTGATCGACATTCCCAAGGACGTTCAGGTCGCCGAACAGCCCGCCACCCGGTCCGAAGCCAAGACGCGCGAAGCCCATCGCCGCTACGTCCCGGCCTCACTCGGCGCGGACGACGCGATCGCCCGAGCGGTCGAGCTGTTGTCCGGCGCGCGCGCGCCCGTGCTTTACACCGGCGGCGGGGTCATCAATTCGGGGCCGGAGGCATCGCGGCTCCTGCGCGAATTGCAGGAGATGAGTGGCGCGCCCGTCACCTCCACGCTGATGGGCCTGGGCAGTTTCCCGGCGCAGCATCCGGCCTGGCTCGGCATGCTGGGCATGCATGGCACGTATGAAGCGAACATGACGATGAACCGCGCCGATCTCATCCTGTGCGTCGGCGCGCGTTTCGACGACCGCGTGACGGGCAAGATCGACGATTTCGCGCCCGATGCGACGAAGATCCACATCGACATCGACCGGTCCTCGATCAACAAGACGGTGGAGGTCGACCTCGCCATCGTGGGCGATTGCGCACGCGTCCTGGAACAGATCATCGACCGATGGCGCGATACCGGCAAGACGTCGCAGGATCTGTCCGAATGGTATGCCCGGATCGAGGGGTGGCGGGCGCGTCATTCGCTGGAATATCCCAAATCGGACAGCGAGATCATGCCGCAGCACGCGATCGAGCGCCTGTTCGAGCTGACCCGCGACCGCGACCCGATCATCAGCACCGAGGTCGGTCAGCATCAGATGTGGGCCGCGCAGCATTTCCATTTCTTCGAGCCCAACAAATGGCTGACCAGTGGCGGGCTCGGCACGATGGGCTACGGCCTGCCCGCCGCCATCGGGGCGCAGATCGGCCATCCCGATGCGCTGGTCATCGACATCGCGGGCGAAGCATCGATCCAGATGAACATTCAGGAGATGGGAACGGCGAGCCAGTATCGCCTCCCCGTCAAGGTGTTCGTGCTCAACAATGAATTCATGGGCATGGTCCGGCAATGGCAGGAGCTGACCTACGAAAGCCGCTATTCCAACAGCTATTCGGAATCGCTGCCCGATTTCGTGAAGCTCGCCGAGGCTTACGGCTGGAAGGGGATCCTGATCGACGACCCGGCCGAGCTCGACGCCGGGATCGAGGCGATGATCGCGCATGACGGTCCCGTCATCGTCGATTGCCGCGTCGCGAAGCTTGCCAATTGCCTGCCGATGTTCCGTTCGGGCGCGGCGCACACCGACATGCTGCTCTACGGGGACGAAGCCCCCGCCGCAGTCACCGAAGAAGCGAGGGCCGCGGTATGACCGATCTCGACACCCGTCCGTCCGAACGCCACGTTCTCGCCATCACGGTCGACAATGAAAGCGGCATCCTCGCCAAGATCGCCGGGCTTTTCACCGCGCGCGGCTATAATATCGACAGCCTGACCGTGGCCGATATTTCCGAGGATCACGAGATCAGCCGCATCACCATCGTCACCCATGGCCCGCCCAAGGTGATCGACCAGATCCATGCGCAGCTGGGCCGGCTCATCCCCGTGCACAAGGTCGACGACCTCACCGAGCTTGGCCCGCATGTCGAACGCGAGCTTGCGCTCGTGAAGGTGGCGGGCAAGGGCGACAACCGGGTCGAGGCGCTCCGCCTTGCCGATGTGTTCCGTGCCAAGGTCGTCGATTCCACGACCGAGAGCTTCATCTTCGAGATTACCGGCGCACCGGAAAAGATCGACAGCTTCGTCGCATTGATGCGCGGGCTGGGCCTGGTCGAGGTGGGGCGCACCGGCATCGTCGGCATGATGCGCGGCATCGACTGACCCTTTTTCGATAACACCCGAACGACGGCGCCTGCGGGCGCGACGCGAACCAACAACAGCAAGGAACCAGTAGTGAAAGTCTATTACGACGCCGATTGCGACACCAATCTGATCGCGGACAAGAAGATCGCGATCGTCGGCTATGGAAGCCAGGGCCACGCCCATGCGCAGAACCTGCGCGATTCGGGTGTGAAGGACGTCGCCATCGCCCTTCGCGAAGGGTCCGCCACGCGCAAAAAGGCCGAGGACGCCGGCTTCAAGGTGATGAACAATTCCGAGGCTGCCGCATGGGCCGACATCGTGATGATCCTCGCCCCGGACGAACACCAGGCCGCGATCTGGAACGACGACCTCGCCGGCCACATGAAGGCGGGTGCGGCGCTGGCCTTCGCCCACGGTCTGAACGTGCATTTCGGCCTGATCGAACCGCCCAAGGACATCGACGTCATCATGATCGCGCCCAAGGGCCCCGGCCACACCGTGCGCAGCGAATACAAGCGCGGCGGCGGCGTGCCCTGCCTCATCGCGGTGCATCAGGACGCGACCGGCAACGCGCATGACGTGGCGCTCGCCTACGCAAGCGGCGTCGGCGGCGGCCGTTCGGGCATTATCGAGACCAATTTCCGCGAGGAATGCGAAACCGACCTGTTCGGCGAGCAGGCCGTGCTGTGCGGCGGGATCACCCATCTGATCCAGGCCGGCTTCGAAACGCTGGTCGAGGCGGGTTATGCGCCCGAAATGGCCTATTTCGAATGCCTCCACGAAACGAAGCTGATCGTCGATCTGCTTTACGAAGGCGGCATCGCCAACATGCGCTACTCGATCAGCAACACCGCCGAATATGGCGACATCGTCACCGGCCCGCGCATCATCACGGATGAGACGAAAGCGGAAATGAAGCGCGTTCTCGACGATATTCAGTCGGGCCGTTTCGTGAAGAACTTCGTCCTCGACAACCGCGCCGGGCAGCCCGAGCTGAAAGCGTCGCGCAAGCGGGCTGAGGCGCATCCCATTGAAAAGACCGGAGCACAATTGCGCGCGATGATGCCGTGGATCGGCGCGAACAAGCTGGTCGACAAGGACAAGAACTGATCCCCTCGCCTCACCGGCACGATAACGAAACCCCCGTACGGCCCCGCGCCGTGCGGGGATTTTCGTTCGGGTTTCGGGCCGGATGACTTGCGAATGAATGGCAACACGGCCATCGTGCCGCAACGCAACACACGAAGGGACCTCACATCATGCGTCTTGCCTATCTCGCCCCGCTCGCCGCGCTTACCGCCGCGCTCGCCGTGCCCGCCATCGCCGACCATCACGAGGAGCCGCAGCTCCCCGGCGTCGCCGATGTCAGCCGCGTCACCGCCGGCACCTACGCGACCGATCCGTCGCACACCATCGTCGGCTGGACCGTCAACCATTTCGGCTTCAACGATTATTTCGGCATGTTCGGCGATGCGGAGGGCACGCTCACGATCGATCCCGCCAACCCGACCGCCGCCGAGGTCGAGATCAGCATTCCGATCACCAGCCTCGCCGTGGTGAGCGAGGGGCTGCGCGACCACATGCTCCGCCCGGGACAGGATGGCGCAGAGCCCGATTTCTTCGGCCCCAATCCCGGCATGGCGGTGTTCCGTTCCACCTCCGTCACGATGGGCAACACCCCGACCGAGGCGATGATCACCGGCAACCTCACGATGAACGGTCACACCAATCCGGTCGTGATCGCAGCCGAATTCACCGGCGCCGGCGCCAACCCGATGAGCAAGGCGGAGACCATCGGCTTCGAAGGGCGCGCGACGATCCTGCGTTCGCAATTCGGGATCGACACCGCGCTGCCGGTCGTCTCCGACGAGGTCGTGCTCGACATTTCGGCCGCATTCGAAAAGCAGTAAGACGCTGCGCGCCCCTGCCTCGGTGAGACGGGGGCCGGCCTTCGCGCAACGATTGTTTCGCTGCGCCGCAGATGCCGCGCAACAAATGGCGTGCAATCGCCACGATCCATCCTGTTTTCGGTCTGGACAATCCGGTGCCGCGTGCCCATAGGGGGTCGGTGATGAACGGCATCCGGACCTTTGCGGCCATCGGCCTGCTCCTGCGACTTACGCGCCCTCGGGCGTGACATTCGCG
Coding sequences within:
- the ilvN gene encoding acetolactate synthase small subunit, whose translation is MTDLDTRPSERHVLAITVDNESGILAKIAGLFTARGYNIDSLTVADISEDHEISRITIVTHGPPKVIDQIHAQLGRLIPVHKVDDLTELGPHVERELALVKVAGKGDNRVEALRLADVFRAKVVDSTTESFIFEITGAPEKIDSFVALMRGLGLVEVGRTGIVGMMRGID
- the ilvC gene encoding ketol-acid reductoisomerase; its protein translation is MKVYYDADCDTNLIADKKIAIVGYGSQGHAHAQNLRDSGVKDVAIALREGSATRKKAEDAGFKVMNNSEAAAWADIVMILAPDEHQAAIWNDDLAGHMKAGAALAFAHGLNVHFGLIEPPKDIDVIMIAPKGPGHTVRSEYKRGGGVPCLIAVHQDATGNAHDVALAYASGVGGGRSGIIETNFREECETDLFGEQAVLCGGITHLIQAGFETLVEAGYAPEMAYFECLHETKLIVDLLYEGGIANMRYSISNTAEYGDIVTGPRIITDETKAEMKRVLDDIQSGRFVKNFVLDNRAGQPELKASRKRAEAHPIEKTGAQLRAMMPWIGANKLVDKDKN
- a CDS encoding YceI family protein gives rise to the protein MRLAYLAPLAALTAALAVPAIADHHEEPQLPGVADVSRVTAGTYATDPSHTIVGWTVNHFGFNDYFGMFGDAEGTLTIDPANPTAAEVEISIPITSLAVVSEGLRDHMLRPGQDGAEPDFFGPNPGMAVFRSTSVTMGNTPTEAMITGNLTMNGHTNPVVIAAEFTGAGANPMSKAETIGFEGRATILRSQFGIDTALPVVSDEVVLDISAAFEKQ